GTGAGGGTCTTCTTCTTCAGAAAGGGCAGGGCCAAGGGAGGCCTCCTGGGGTTTTGATCATGACCTGGACAGCGCAGGACCCGTCGGATGGTGCAGGCCCCATTATGCCTGCAGGTCGGACAGAAGGCCAGAGGTGGAGCGTGGCAGGCGGTCGATTCGTGCGGGCTTGACAAGCTTTGGATCATCATATAACTTAATATTTATATGATGATCTCTTGATTGTTGGCCGGCGACCCCGGGACCGCCCGGGGCGCCGGATGGGGTCAACCAAGCACCGTTTGGAGGAAGGTTATGCTCAAGGTCAGGTTCTTTCTCAACGAGCCGAAAGGCAAACCGTGACGGCATTTCACCGAGATCGCGCCCAGGCTGGGCGCCACGTACCAGGTGGCCATCGAGACCATCTCCAAGCCCCGGGCTGAGTACCAGACCGATGAGTACTTCGCCCTGGATCTGCCGGTGGCACCGGCGGTCATGGTGGGGGACGAGATCCTGATCGAGGGGGCCGACATCTCCGAGGACAAGATCGAGGCCGCCATCTGCCGGCAGCTTGGGCTGCCCGAGCCCGCCAGGAAGGGGCTCGTGGGCAGGTTGTTCGGCCGCTGACCGGCATGACGGGAGGTTGCCATGGAAAATGCCTGCTACGCTGTCAACCTCGCCATCCACATCCTGGCCGCCATCCTTTGCGTGGCCGCCCCGTTCTACCAGCTGCGCTGGGTGCACCTGCGGGGCAAGTTGGGGACGGCCCTCATCTATCCCTTTGATCGGGTGATCGAGAACGTGCTCACCTTCCAGGTGAAGCTCTGCTTTGCCCTCATCCTGGTCCTCATCGCCACCGGCTTCGCCTTTCCCCTCATCCACTACGCCTTCCACGGCCAGTGGCGGCAGACCGGTGATCTGGCCCTGGGCATCTTTGCGGCCAAGGCGGTGCTGGCCTTCATCGGGCTCGCCATCAACGGGCACGGGGTCCTTGTCCTGGACCCGGAGATCCAGAAGACCTTTGCCACCTTTCTGCCGGCGGTCCAGCCGTCCGACGAGCTCTTGAACCGCTTCTGGGCCATGCGCGGGCTGCGCAAGAAACTGTGCGGCTTCTGCTTCTGCCTGGCCATCCTCATCGTGCTCATCACCCCGATCCTGAGGTTCGCCAAATGAGCGAGACCGCCAGAATCCTCAGCCAATGCACCGACTGCGGCGCCTGCGTGCGGGCCTGCCATTTCCTCGGCCATTACTGCGATTCGCCGCGGGAGCTGGCCAGGCGGTTCTCCCGCAACCCCTTCGAGGCCATGGAGGTCCCCTATGCCTGCTCCCTGTGTGGCCTGTGCCAGCGGCTCTGCCGGCGGGGTCTTCACCCCGGCGGCATGTGTCACGAGGCACGGGTGCGGATTTTTCGTCCCCTGCAAGGCCAGAGCCCGCCCGCCGACTTTGTCTACGACTTCCTCACCCCGCGACTCAAGGGGATCCGGAACCATCAGATCTTCAGCTCCAGCAGCCTGTTCACCATGAACCGGCCGCCGGACCCAGGGCCGGCCGGCACCGTGCGGCGGGTCTTCTTTCCGGGCTGCTCGCTCCCGGCCTACGGCCCGGACCTGGTGCTCAAGACCTACCGCTATCTCAACGCCAAGCTGCCCGGCACCGGCGTGGTGCTCAATTGCTGCGGCAAACCCTGCAAGGACATGGGCGACCTGGAGCGGTTCGACGGTCT
This genomic interval from Thermodesulfobacteriota bacterium contains the following:
- the tsoC gene encoding NEPxGxxU motif selenoprotein TsoC, yielding MLKVRFFLNEPKGKPURHFTEIAPRLGATYQVAIETISKPRAEYQTDEYFALDLPVAPAVMVGDEILIEGADISEDKIEAAICRQLGLPEPARKGLVGRLFGR